One part of the Bacteroidota bacterium genome encodes these proteins:
- a CDS encoding SDR family NAD(P)-dependent oxidoreductase, with protein sequence MATKKIVLVTGGNRGIGFEVCRQLADLGYRVMQTARTQQKAMSAVQRLAAPGRTLEPLALEVNSLKDAKNALKTIQNLHGRLDGLVNNAAIDYDTDQRVLTADLDRVRRVFETNTLSVWQLTQTLLPLLKKSASGRIVNVSSSAGAWDSLRAGTPAYSLSKVGLNALTIMMADALQQTNILVNAICPGWVATDMGGPGGGPVDKGAKSVIWGITLPNDGPRGGFFRHGKAISW encoded by the coding sequence ATGGCAACAAAAAAAATAGTCCTTGTGACGGGCGGCAACCGGGGGATCGGATTTGAAGTTTGCAGGCAACTGGCAGACCTCGGATACCGCGTCATGCAAACTGCCCGTACGCAGCAAAAAGCAATGAGCGCTGTGCAGCGCCTGGCTGCACCGGGACGTACGCTCGAACCGCTGGCGCTAGAGGTAAACAGCCTCAAAGATGCGAAAAATGCCTTGAAGACAATTCAAAACCTACATGGCCGGCTTGATGGCCTCGTCAACAATGCAGCCATCGACTACGACACAGACCAACGCGTACTTACTGCAGACCTGGACAGGGTGCGCAGGGTGTTTGAAACCAACACGTTGAGCGTTTGGCAACTCACCCAAACCTTGTTGCCCCTGCTCAAGAAAAGTGCAAGCGGTCGCATCGTGAATGTATCAAGCAGCGCCGGCGCATGGGATAGCCTGCGAGCTGGCACACCGGCCTACAGTTTATCCAAGGTGGGCCTGAATGCACTGACCATCATGATGGCCGATGCCTTGCAGCAAACCAACATACTTGTAAATGCTATTTGTCCGGGTTGGGTGGCGACAGATATGGGAGGGCCGGGCGGCGGACCTGTTGACAAGGGAGCAAAAAGTGTCATCTGGGGGATTACACTACCAAATGACGGGCCCAGGGGCGGTTTTTTTCGCCATGGTAAAGCTATTTCATGGTAG
- a CDS encoding riboflavin synthase, whose translation MFTGIIEEVGHLVDVVPFGGGRKLIIRASFADQLKPDESVAVNGACQTVVAADASTFEVVAIEETLRKTTFGSFAAGMPVNLERAMPMNGRLDGHFVLGHVDATGTVVSVEQEETNWLMRVSFAPEYEAYIIPVGSVTIDGISLTVARLEGNELTVAIIPHTYTHTNVSTWKPGDAVNLEFDMIGKYVVRWLDKSKVAG comes from the coding sequence ATGTTTACAGGAATCATCGAGGAAGTAGGTCATCTTGTTGATGTCGTTCCTTTTGGAGGCGGGCGCAAGCTTATCATCCGCGCCTCTTTTGCAGACCAGCTCAAGCCTGATGAAAGTGTTGCGGTAAACGGTGCATGTCAGACCGTTGTAGCCGCTGATGCCTCTACTTTTGAAGTTGTTGCCATCGAAGAAACCCTCCGCAAAACCACGTTTGGATCTTTTGCAGCCGGCATGCCCGTAAACCTCGAACGGGCCATGCCAATGAATGGCCGGCTCGATGGCCACTTCGTACTCGGCCACGTAGATGCTACTGGTACCGTTGTGTCGGTCGAGCAGGAAGAGACCAACTGGCTCATGCGCGTTTCATTTGCACCCGAATACGAAGCGTACATTATTCCGGTGGGCTCTGTAACCATTGATGGAATCAGCCTGACCGTAGCACGCCTGGAAGGGAATGAACTCACGGTCGCCATCATACCGCATACCTACACGCACACCAATGTTTCTACGTGGAAGCCAGGCGACGCCGTGAATCTAGAGTTTGATATGATTGGGAAGTATGTGGTACGGTGGCTGGACAAGTCTAAGGTTGCTGGCTGA
- a CDS encoding DUF2834 domain-containing protein: MMMTKRSPHTKTILLIFALLAFIGPNGMFLYAAFTQPALIQEANANLVALAFMIEAMMLLSLFLGYVWVETRSAKQVVLYLALSFIGSLAFSFPFFLYKHMRTKVKVG, translated from the coding sequence ATGATGATGACCAAACGTTCGCCGCACACCAAGACGATCCTGTTGATTTTCGCGCTGCTCGCCTTTATAGGCCCGAATGGCATGTTTCTTTACGCTGCATTTACCCAGCCGGCGCTTATCCAGGAGGCCAACGCCAACCTGGTCGCCCTCGCATTCATGATCGAAGCGATGATGCTGCTTTCCTTGTTCCTGGGCTACGTATGGGTAGAGACCCGATCAGCCAAACAAGTAGTGTTATACCTGGCCCTTAGTTTCATCGGTAGTCTCGCCTTCTCTTTCCCTTTTTTCCTATACAAACACATGCGCACCAAGGTGAAGGTTGGATGA
- a CDS encoding META domain-containing protein → MMRSMLFACLLVAFFGCDSTFDASRLDNNLENTEWHFERAEAADGEVSHDSNADRRASITFGERSPNSTTYEVNGYNGCNAFSGRYSVDGDELQFIQIIQTERACMEVEARIEEVFNRGILGARSFSISNDELVIDAPAQSVKLRLVRVTGG, encoded by the coding sequence ATGATGCGTTCTATGCTTTTTGCATGTCTACTGGTTGCTTTCTTTGGATGCGATTCTACATTTGATGCCAGCCGGCTCGACAACAACCTGGAAAATACCGAATGGCATTTTGAGCGCGCGGAAGCTGCTGATGGAGAAGTAAGCCATGACAGCAATGCAGACCGTCGCGCCTCTATTACGTTTGGCGAACGCTCGCCCAACTCTACCACTTATGAAGTCAATGGCTATAACGGATGCAATGCATTTTCGGGCCGTTATAGTGTCGATGGTGACGAATTACAGTTTATCCAAATTATTCAGACTGAACGGGCATGTATGGAAGTTGAGGCCCGTATTGAGGAAGTGTTTAATCGGGGTATTCTTGGGGCGCGCAGTTTTTCTATTTCGAACGACGAGCTGGTTATTGATGCGCCGGCCCAATCGGTGAAACTACGCCTCGTCCGTGTTACCGGTGGTTGA
- a CDS encoding outer membrane beta-barrel protein, whose amino-acid sequence MKTALFVSLMGLLLAGPATAQTKHAWDFTPHLGVMAPLANVVDAGAIATGTPAAEHNVDLMLGGLLTYWWAPEWAVELGVMYAPNGIDSEAFSVPGTVDATFFTMSGRLVYDFGQNPEKPAVLLTGGLGFFVTDYDEPLSMITGGMGLVGLGLRIPLSTRLALRIDVTDYLTTTNWELDGGGETDKLLQNDLTIKGGLTFSFGKTVN is encoded by the coding sequence ATGAAAACAGCGCTTTTTGTTTCTCTGATGGGCCTGCTCCTCGCGGGGCCGGCTACAGCCCAGACAAAACACGCATGGGACTTTACCCCGCACCTCGGTGTGATGGCGCCGCTTGCAAACGTAGTTGATGCAGGGGCGATTGCCACGGGCACGCCGGCTGCCGAACACAATGTAGACCTGATGCTCGGCGGGCTGCTCACCTATTGGTGGGCACCTGAATGGGCGGTTGAACTGGGTGTGATGTACGCTCCCAACGGCATCGACAGCGAAGCATTCAGCGTACCCGGTACCGTGGATGCCACGTTCTTCACCATGAGTGGCCGGCTCGTGTACGATTTTGGACAGAACCCTGAAAAGCCGGCGGTATTACTAACCGGTGGCCTCGGGTTTTTTGTCACTGATTACGACGAACCCCTGTCCATGATCACTGGCGGTATGGGCCTCGTTGGCCTGGGCCTGCGTATTCCGCTCAGCACGCGCCTTGCGCTGCGCATCGACGTTACCGACTACCTCACCACTACAAATTGGGAGTTAGACGGTGGCGGTGAAACGGACAAGCTGCTCCAAAATGACCTGACAATTAAAGGCGGGTTGACCTTTTCTTTCGGGAAAACGGTGAACTAG
- a CDS encoding Crp/Fnr family transcriptional regulator, with amino-acid sequence MQEVDLGKARAALRDEFSRYVSFTDEVWADIRNRWAVRTFRKKQILLAQGEVEHHFYFLLEGVHRLYFLDRKSADQTVAFGYPPNFSGNLYSLTTQQPSHYFLEALSDGAMLALPATDLRALYDTYPTMDRWGRQFYQDILVSRGKREREMMTMTAVERFHRLLRESPHVFQLVPHKYLASYIGMRPETFSRMWKNV; translated from the coding sequence ATGCAAGAAGTTGACCTGGGAAAAGCACGTGCGGCACTCCGTGATGAGTTTAGCCGGTACGTATCGTTTACCGACGAGGTATGGGCCGACATACGCAACCGCTGGGCAGTTCGAACCTTTCGAAAAAAGCAAATCTTGCTTGCACAGGGGGAGGTTGAGCACCATTTTTATTTTCTTTTGGAAGGGGTACACAGGCTCTATTTTCTGGATCGAAAGTCGGCAGACCAAACGGTTGCATTTGGCTATCCGCCAAACTTCTCTGGCAACCTGTATTCCCTAACAACGCAGCAGCCATCCCATTATTTCCTTGAAGCGCTCTCAGATGGGGCCATGTTGGCTTTACCTGCTACCGATTTGCGCGCGCTCTATGATACGTATCCCACCATGGATCGCTGGGGCCGGCAATTTTATCAGGATATCCTGGTTAGCCGGGGAAAGCGCGAACGTGAGATGATGACCATGACCGCTGTAGAGCGTTTTCATCGCCTGTTGCGAGAAAGTCCGCATGTTTTTCAGTTGGTGCCGCATAAATACCTGGCATCGTACATCGGGATGCGCCCCGAGACATTTAGCAGGATGTGGAAGAATGTGTAG
- a CDS encoding glycosyl hydrolase 53 family protein → MIYLYPRFCSKLLFLLAALLVTVLLPEASRAQTVPFIHGADISYIEELEANGAVFKEAGIADDLFAILARNGINTIRLRIWHTPAQGWYDLESTIAAAKRTKAAGMDLLLDFHYSDTWADPGRQTKPAAWQGIPFEILRDSLYAYTYDVMDALKAEDVMPRYVQVGNETSQGMLWDEGRVGGSFNSAAQWSKLRTLFSDAIRAIRDVAAAEDVEIILHTDRGGDVGGATWFFDNITSSGTVDFDMIGLSYYPWWHGSLEAMEQTVNTVAAKYKKPVFIAETAYPWTLQWYDNTNNLVGLPEHLLPGYETLPDAQYTFLRDVLEVVRNIPEGRGAGISYWAPEFMAVPGVGSVWENVALFDNNGELLPAINAFAEQMPTSLEENNSDIAGAFDVFPNPARQAFEIRYQQENAGNVRIVLYDTLGREVQRIVDQQWLASGRHQFETAVTGLAAGTYLCVVYGPEGRMLRRIILW, encoded by the coding sequence ATGATCTATTTGTATCCCCGCTTCTGTAGTAAACTACTTTTCTTACTCGCTGCTCTACTGGTAACCGTATTGTTACCGGAAGCGTCACGGGCCCAGACTGTACCGTTTATCCATGGTGCTGACATATCGTACATCGAAGAACTCGAAGCAAACGGGGCCGTTTTTAAAGAGGCCGGCATAGCAGATGACTTGTTTGCAATTCTGGCGCGTAACGGCATAAATACCATTCGTTTGCGAATCTGGCATACGCCGGCACAGGGATGGTATGACCTGGAGAGTACCATTGCTGCAGCCAAGCGCACCAAAGCGGCCGGCATGGATTTGTTGCTGGATTTTCATTACTCAGATACATGGGCAGACCCGGGCCGGCAAACCAAACCTGCAGCATGGCAGGGTATTCCCTTTGAAATACTCCGTGACAGCCTTTACGCCTATACCTATGATGTAATGGATGCGCTGAAGGCCGAGGATGTCATGCCCCGGTATGTACAGGTAGGCAACGAGACCAGTCAAGGGATGCTATGGGATGAGGGCCGCGTAGGCGGATCATTTAATAGTGCTGCACAGTGGTCGAAACTGCGTACCCTCTTCAGTGATGCAATTCGAGCCATTCGTGATGTGGCGGCAGCAGAAGACGTCGAAATTATTTTGCATACAGACCGGGGAGGCGATGTTGGCGGCGCAACCTGGTTTTTTGACAACATCACGAGTTCGGGGACCGTCGATTTTGACATGATTGGCCTTTCATATTACCCATGGTGGCATGGTTCACTGGAGGCGATGGAGCAGACCGTTAATACCGTTGCTGCGAAATACAAAAAGCCCGTGTTTATTGCCGAGACGGCTTATCCCTGGACGTTGCAATGGTACGACAATACAAACAATCTGGTTGGGTTGCCTGAGCATCTGTTACCTGGATATGAAACACTGCCTGACGCCCAGTACACCTTTTTGAGGGATGTTTTAGAAGTTGTTCGCAACATCCCGGAAGGCCGGGGCGCCGGTATCAGTTACTGGGCACCCGAGTTTATGGCCGTTCCTGGTGTTGGGTCTGTTTGGGAAAATGTGGCGCTTTTTGATAACAATGGCGAGCTATTGCCCGCGATTAATGCGTTTGCTGAACAAATGCCGACCAGCCTTGAAGAAAACAATTCCGACATCGCCGGCGCGTTTGATGTTTTTCCAAATCCGGCGCGTCAGGCATTTGAAATCCGATACCAGCAGGAAAATGCGGGCAATGTACGCATCGTGCTGTATGACACGCTGGGGCGTGAAGTACAACGGATTGTCGACCAGCAGTGGTTGGCGTCCGGGCGGCATCAATTTGAAACTGCTGTAACCGGGCTTGCTGCCGGCACCTATCTCTGTGTTGTATATGGCCCGGAAGGCCGGATGCTTCGCCGTATCATATTGTGGTAA
- a CDS encoding PQQ-dependent dehydrogenase, methanol/ethanol family, whose translation MLKPFAFCLLAVLLFAGCKYEHGSSGHMRSVTKAVTSSRLAHADQNQSDWLSYGRNYAEDRFSSLNLVNSDNVDQLGLAWSYNLGKQRGIEATPLVVDGILYISGPWSVIWAINAKDGSLLWEFDPKVDRAYATKACCDVVNRGVALYDGKVFIGTLDGRLVAVDAATGHPVWSTITVDQSKTYTITGAPRVVNGQVIIGNGGAEYGVRGYVSAYDAVYGNLLWRTYTVPGDPAQPFESAAMEAAAATWAGNWWEYGGGGTAWDAMAFDPVLNLLYIGTGNGAPWSRMHRSDGEGDNLYLSSILALNADTGELVWHYQTTPGDSWDFTATQPLILADLDIDGETRQVIMQAPKNGFFYVIDRTDGSFISAKPYVEVTWATGMDAETGRPITPAASFFEEGEANIAPSPYGGHNWQPMAYNKNTGLVYIPIRTHKIQIAQNPNWVYREGRWNTGILSRDLSEPEGFLIAWDPIRQFEAWRIPLAHHWNGGVLTTAGNLIFQGNGEGMFVAYDATTGEQLAAHFLGGGIIGSPITYSMDRQQFVTIVAGWGGAGGLMAPPAGEAAKKEPVGRVFTFALGADTPMPDFPDRPPIEPRTSSAPVRAEAITAGTRLYNTHCSRCHGWGAVSNTGVPDLRRASQEVHNQFAAIVYGARADKGMPSFSANLAPEEVTNIQAYIISTTQP comes from the coding sequence ATGCTAAAACCTTTCGCTTTCTGCTTGCTGGCTGTCCTGCTTTTTGCCGGCTGCAAGTATGAACACGGATCTTCAGGCCACATGCGGTCTGTTACCAAAGCTGTTACATCAAGCCGGCTGGCGCATGCAGATCAGAACCAAAGCGACTGGCTTTCTTATGGCAGAAACTACGCCGAAGACCGCTTTAGCAGCCTGAATCTTGTCAATTCGGACAATGTAGATCAGCTGGGCCTTGCCTGGAGTTACAACCTCGGCAAACAACGCGGCATCGAAGCCACCCCCTTGGTTGTTGACGGTATTTTATACATCTCCGGCCCCTGGAGTGTTATTTGGGCTATCAATGCAAAGGACGGCTCGTTGCTTTGGGAGTTTGATCCCAAGGTGGATCGCGCTTATGCCACAAAAGCTTGCTGCGATGTAGTAAATCGTGGGGTAGCGCTGTACGACGGCAAAGTATTTATTGGCACGCTCGATGGCCGGCTGGTTGCTGTGGATGCTGCCACAGGCCACCCGGTTTGGTCCACCATCACAGTCGATCAATCCAAAACCTACACCATAACAGGCGCTCCACGTGTGGTAAACGGACAGGTAATCATCGGAAACGGTGGCGCTGAATATGGGGTTCGCGGATATGTATCGGCTTATGACGCGGTCTACGGTAACTTGTTGTGGCGAACCTACACAGTGCCCGGCGATCCTGCCCAGCCTTTTGAATCTGCTGCTATGGAAGCTGCTGCTGCAACCTGGGCCGGTAACTGGTGGGAATACGGCGGTGGTGGTACTGCATGGGATGCAATGGCATTCGACCCTGTACTGAACCTGCTCTACATTGGCACAGGCAATGGCGCCCCATGGAGTCGGATGCACCGTAGCGACGGAGAAGGCGACAACCTGTACCTGTCCTCCATCCTTGCACTCAACGCTGATACGGGAGAACTGGTGTGGCACTATCAAACCACGCCGGGTGATTCATGGGACTTCACGGCTACGCAACCCCTCATCCTTGCCGATCTGGATATTGATGGAGAAACGCGGCAGGTGATCATGCAAGCGCCAAAAAATGGTTTCTTCTATGTCATAGACAGAACCGACGGCTCATTCATTTCTGCCAAACCCTACGTGGAAGTGACATGGGCAACGGGCATGGATGCAGAAACTGGGCGCCCGATCACCCCGGCAGCAAGTTTTTTTGAAGAAGGAGAGGCCAACATTGCTCCATCGCCATACGGCGGCCACAACTGGCAACCAATGGCCTACAACAAAAACACAGGCCTGGTTTATATCCCCATCAGAACACACAAAATTCAGATAGCACAAAACCCAAACTGGGTGTACCGGGAGGGTAGATGGAACACGGGCATTCTGAGCAGAGATCTTAGTGAACCGGAAGGATTCCTGATAGCCTGGGACCCGATCCGGCAGTTTGAAGCATGGCGTATTCCCCTGGCGCACCACTGGAACGGTGGTGTGTTAACCACAGCCGGCAACCTGATATTCCAAGGTAATGGTGAAGGCATGTTTGTAGCCTATGATGCAACTACAGGCGAGCAACTTGCCGCACACTTTCTTGGTGGTGGAATTATTGGTTCTCCCATCACGTATTCAATGGACCGGCAACAGTTCGTAACCATTGTTGCAGGCTGGGGTGGCGCAGGTGGTTTGATGGCTCCGCCGGCGGGCGAGGCGGCCAAGAAAGAACCGGTAGGCAGGGTCTTTACGTTTGCGCTGGGAGCTGACACGCCGATGCCAGATTTCCCAGACCGCCCACCCATCGAGCCTCGTACATCGAGCGCACCCGTTAGAGCAGAAGCTATCACTGCAGGCACCCGACTCTATAACACACACTGCAGTCGCTGTCACGGTTGGGGTGCCGTCTCCAACACGGGTGTACCCGATTTACGCCGCGCTTCCCAGGAAGTCCATAACCAGTTCGCCGCCATCGTATACGGCGCACGCGCAGACAAAGGTATGCCATCATTCAGTGCAAACCTGGCTCCGGAAGAAGTAACCAACATCCAGGCTTATATCATCTCCACAACACAACCTTAA
- a CDS encoding putative Ig domain-containing protein, whose protein sequence is DSQTFTITVGDAGGPEIVDPGPQSIDELLELTVPIEATSPSGSALTYALDQASLDAGMVIDPATGVITWTPSEEQGPGSYDVTVTVTDEEDRSATQTFTITVNEVNLPPVLDPIADQNAAVDTEITVDANATDPDIPANNLTYSLDQASLDAGMTIDPATGVITWTPTADQEMMDFEVTVTVTDDGEPVASDTETFTISVGDAGGPLVVNPDPQEIDELVELTVQIEATSPSGSALTYALDQASLDAGMVIDPATGVITWTPAEVQGPGSYDVTVTVTDEENRTGMQTFTITVNEVNLPPVLDPIADLTVAGGDMVDITAVATDPDIPENALTYSLDQASLDAGMTIDPLTGAISWTPDASQPVGAYPVTVTVTDDGDPAASDTESFTITLDRTIPPVSLPETAPFCSAAADFDLTWAVDGPGAFDGFVLEIATDTDFNNVVTAIPTATTTAKAPLIDLDFGVTYYWRVITTLNGVESVPSIASPFSRWPAQIEVAHTLAYPQATESKHFRMISVPGQSGNIPVASTFSGTQAPDGPLRPGGDWDWSIWQDNSNNTDYPAYLDQMLGDNPFAPGVGYWAISTSAWVVPATTLDSAPLTNDRLFPIPLNEGNGDSDLRWTMIGNPFDFPVLWQDLIDENNLDQSAAIWDWTGEQYESVTILQPYKGYYYFNSPNDPSLLMPCILTPVDAAAERKDDTDTAALSIALSTDRAGTASVSKVWVSADEEASAEYDRFDQTIPPAHFESHRVTLVNREMDMDYPYFVEESRASFEDQIFKLEVKAEPGAPVYLQMRGLDALADREVYLFDDAAGRLYDLHEDPVVMLEPDAEISEVRLVVGDADFIASEEAELVPDEFKLMQSYPNPFAQQTTIGYTLPDPEFVTVEVYNMLGQRVRTLVHDEQAAGFHQVVWDGTADSGDTVASGMYIYVFKSQTHNATQRLVRVR, encoded by the coding sequence TGACTTATGCACTGGATCAGGCCTCACTGGATGCCGGCATGGTGATCGATCCTGCAACTGGTGTGATCACCTGGACGCCGAGCGAAGAGCAAGGTCCCGGCAGCTACGACGTAACCGTAACTGTAACCGATGAAGAAGATCGCTCTGCAACACAGACATTCACCATCACAGTGAATGAAGTGAACCTGCCGCCAGTGCTCGATCCGATTGCTGATCAGAATGCAGCTGTGGATACTGAAATCACAGTAGATGCGAATGCAACGGACCCGGACATTCCAGCTAACAATCTAACGTACAGCCTGGACCAGGCCTCGCTGGATGCCGGCATGACCATCGATCCTGCAACCGGCGTGATCACCTGGACGCCCACCGCTGACCAGGAGATGATGGACTTTGAAGTGACAGTCACTGTCACCGATGACGGAGAACCTGTTGCATCGGATACGGAGACCTTCACGATTTCTGTAGGCGATGCTGGTGGTCCCCTGGTTGTCAACCCTGACCCGCAGGAGATCGACGAGTTGGTTGAATTGACAGTGCAGATTGAAGCAACAAGCCCTTCGGGTAGCGCGCTGACTTATGCACTTGACCAGGCTTCGCTGGATGCCGGCATGGTCATCGATCCTGCAACCGGTGTGATCACCTGGACGCCTGCCGAAGTGCAGGGCCCGGGCAGCTACGATGTGACCGTAACCGTAACCGACGAAGAAAACCGTACCGGAATGCAGACTTTTACCATCACGGTAAATGAAGTGAATCTGCCGCCCGTGCTCGACCCGATTGCCGACCTGACAGTTGCTGGTGGCGATATGGTTGACATTACCGCTGTTGCAACGGATCCGGATATCCCCGAAAATGCGCTGACGTACAGCCTTGACCAGGCTTCGCTGGATGCTGGCATGACCATCGATCCCTTGACGGGCGCCATTTCCTGGACGCCAGATGCAAGCCAGCCGGTGGGTGCGTACCCGGTCACTGTCACAGTCACCGATGACGGAGATCCTGCTGCGTCTGACACAGAATCATTCACGATTACGCTCGACCGGACCATTCCACCTGTGTCATTGCCTGAAACCGCACCGTTTTGTAGTGCAGCGGCAGACTTTGATCTTACCTGGGCTGTGGATGGACCCGGCGCCTTTGACGGATTTGTCCTCGAAATAGCCACGGATACGGATTTCAACAATGTTGTAACAGCGATTCCAACAGCCACTACGACAGCAAAAGCGCCGTTGATTGATCTGGATTTTGGGGTCACGTATTATTGGCGAGTCATCACCACATTGAATGGTGTAGAAAGTGTGCCTTCAATTGCCTCACCTTTCTCACGCTGGCCGGCACAGATTGAAGTGGCGCATACCCTTGCCTATCCGCAGGCCACCGAGTCCAAACACTTCCGTATGATCAGCGTGCCCGGGCAGTCGGGTAACATTCCAGTTGCAAGTACCTTCTCCGGTACACAGGCACCTGATGGCCCGCTGCGCCCCGGTGGGGATTGGGACTGGAGTATCTGGCAGGATAACTCGAATAACACAGATTACCCTGCCTATCTCGACCAGATGCTTGGCGACAATCCGTTTGCACCGGGTGTTGGCTACTGGGCCATTAGCACCTCGGCGTGGGTCGTGCCGGCAACAACGCTTGATAGTGCGCCGCTAACCAACGATCGCCTCTTCCCAATTCCGCTGAACGAGGGGAATGGTGATAGCGATCTGCGATGGACCATGATTGGCAACCCGTTTGATTTCCCGGTACTTTGGCAGGATCTGATCGATGAGAACAACCTGGACCAAAGCGCCGCGATCTGGGACTGGACCGGAGAGCAGTATGAATCGGTAACGATTCTGCAGCCATACAAAGGGTACTACTACTTCAACAGTCCTAACGACCCGTCCCTGTTGATGCCTTGTATTCTTACGCCGGTAGATGCAGCGGCTGAACGCAAAGACGATACAGATACAGCTGCTTTGTCGATTGCCCTGTCTACGGATCGTGCCGGCACTGCGTCTGTCTCAAAGGTCTGGGTGAGTGCTGATGAAGAAGCTTCAGCAGAATATGACCGGTTTGACCAGACGATTCCGCCTGCGCATTTTGAGTCGCACCGCGTCACGCTGGTCAACCGCGAGATGGACATGGATTACCCTTACTTCGTCGAAGAATCTCGCGCTTCGTTTGAAGACCAGATTTTCAAGCTCGAAGTGAAAGCAGAACCTGGCGCGCCTGTTTATCTGCAGATGCGTGGCCTTGATGCGCTTGCAGATCGCGAAGTCTATTTGTTTGACGACGCAGCCGGCCGCCTGTATGACTTGCACGAAGATCCTGTAGTGATGCTCGAGCCAGATGCCGAAATCAGCGAAGTACGCCTGGTGGTTGGCGATGCCGACTTCATTGCCTCCGAAGAAGCAGAGCTGGTACCCGATGAATTCAAACTGATGCAGAGCTATCCGAATCCGTTTGCCCAGCAAACCACAATCGGCTACACGCTGCCTGACCCTGAATTTGTGACGGTTGAAGTGTACAACATGCTTGGCCAGCGGGTACGCACGCTGGTGCACGATGAGCAGGCCGCCGGATTCCACCAGGTTGTGTGGGATGGTACGGCGGATTCAGGCGACACAGTTGCAAGCGGCATGTATATCTACGTATTCAAGTCGCAAACCCACAATGCAACCCAGCGCCTGGTGCGTGTACGGTAA
- a CDS encoding helix-turn-helix domain-containing protein: MVPIRIDFFTILIFLGAIQGLFLSAFFLFSRKEGGIANHLLGLLLFSTAAFCVDIFLGYSGYMTRVLHLVDFTEPLNFVLGPLIYLYAVVTLRDQRKLTRQQYLHFLPFLFYLVYAFLFFLQTADYKYNAYIDAYYPDMPRIDAPARWHQDPLGLKKHVSLLQLVHTSLYFVMAVRIGLAWIKNNGPDAFRKNEPALWVRNLLIWFGTGTAATFLIKLVFERDLGEFLIASVLMVMIYAFSFYVIRRSLFFKKARGVKPEKYSKSALPADRVERALVRVKSVMEEDRLYLSPACSLPMLAEQAGMSTHQVSQLLNAHLGQNFYEFVAAYRIEAAQGILRDATQLHKSIEQIAEEVGYYSKSSFNTAFKKITGQTPSQFRKSSF, encoded by the coding sequence ATGGTCCCCATTCGCATAGATTTTTTTACGATACTCATCTTCTTGGGGGCAATCCAGGGGCTCTTTCTGAGTGCTTTTTTCTTGTTCTCCCGCAAAGAAGGAGGGATAGCAAATCACTTACTGGGCTTGCTGCTGTTTTCCACGGCTGCGTTCTGTGTAGACATTTTTCTGGGTTACAGCGGTTATATGACGCGGGTCCTGCATCTGGTGGATTTTACCGAGCCGCTGAATTTTGTGCTGGGGCCGCTTATTTATTTATACGCCGTGGTAACTTTGCGCGATCAGCGTAAACTCACACGCCAGCAATACCTGCATTTTCTGCCGTTCCTTTTTTATCTGGTGTATGCCTTCCTGTTTTTCCTGCAAACGGCCGACTACAAGTACAACGCCTACATCGACGCCTACTATCCGGACATGCCGCGCATCGATGCGCCGGCGCGCTGGCACCAGGATCCGCTGGGATTGAAAAAACACGTCAGCTTGCTGCAACTGGTGCACACATCGCTCTATTTTGTTATGGCGGTACGGATAGGTCTGGCGTGGATAAAGAACAATGGCCCCGATGCCTTCAGGAAAAATGAACCGGCGCTGTGGGTCCGTAATCTTTTGATCTGGTTTGGAACTGGCACAGCGGCTACGTTCCTCATCAAGCTCGTCTTTGAACGCGATTTAGGTGAGTTTCTCATCGCGAGCGTGCTCATGGTGATGATTTATGCATTTAGCTTTTACGTTATCCGGCGGTCCCTGTTTTTTAAAAAAGCGAGGGGCGTAAAACCAGAAAAGTACAGCAAGTCAGCATTGCCGGCAGATCGCGTTGAGCGGGCGCTTGTTCGCGTGAAATCTGTGATGGAAGAAGACCGCCTTTATTTGTCCCCCGCGTGTTCTTTGCCTATGCTGGCTGAACAAGCCGGCATGTCGACGCATCAGGTGTCTCAGCTCCTGAATGCCCATCTCGGACAGAATTTTTACGAGTTTGTGGCGGCTTATCGCATCGAAGCAGCACAGGGCATCTTGCGAGACGCAACACAGTTGCACAAGTCTATCGAGCAAATCGCTGAAGAAGTGGGATACTACTCAAAGTCGTCATTCAATACAGCATTCAAGAAAATCACAGGGCAGACGCCTTCGCAGTTCAGGAAAAGTAGTTTTTAA